A window of the Molothrus ater isolate BHLD 08-10-18 breed brown headed cowbird chromosome 16, BPBGC_Mater_1.1, whole genome shotgun sequence genome harbors these coding sequences:
- the ANTKMT gene encoding adenine nucleotide translocase lysine N-methyltransferase → MDPGWEPGEPGEPSWARPGAALGGRGLLALAAASGAAVWATWAVLLMPGFRRVPLRLQVPYQPSSPRQVANTLALLQGRAGKTVDLGSGDGRLVLEAYKQGLRPALGFELNPWLLCLANYRAWRAGYHGKISFLKKDLWKVNLSDCHNVIVFLAPSVKPPLATKLLAELPDDARVVAGRYPFPSWSPSSTLGQGLDQVWAYDIKEVRRQVQGRAQQSQV, encoded by the exons ATGGATCCGGGATGGGAGCCGGGCGAGCCGGGCGAGCCGAGCTGGGCCCGTCCCGGGGCGGCGCTGGGCGGCCgggggctgctggctctggcGGCGGCCAGCGGGGCGGCCGTGTGGGCAACGTGGGCCGTGCTGCTGATGCCCGGCTTTCGCCGCGTCCCGCTGCGCCTGCAG GTGCCGTACCAGCCCTCCAGCCCCCGGCAGGTGGCCAACACCCTGGCGCTGCTGCAGGGCCGCGCCGGCAAGACCGTGGATCTGGGATCCGGAGATGGACGGCTT GTGCTCGAGGCTTACaagcaggggctgaggccaGCCCTGGGCTTTGAGCTCAacccctggctgctgtgcctggccaACTACCGTGCCTGGAGGGCCGGGTACCACGGGAAGATCTCCTTCCTGAAGAAGGATCTGTGGAAG GTGAATCTCTCTGACTGCCACAACGTGATCGTGTTCCTGGCCCCCAGCGTG AAGCCTCCCTTGGCCACCaagctcctggcagagctgcccgaCGACGCCCGCGTGGTGGCCGGCCGctaccccttcccctcctggagccccagcagcaccctgggccaggggctggacCAGGTCTGGGCCTATGACATCAAGGAGGTGCGGAGACAAGTGCAGGGCAGGGCCCAGCAAAGCCAGGTCTGA
- the IGFALS gene encoding insulin-like growth factor-binding protein complex acid labile subunit produces MSAGKAGIPLLLPLALLLARASQPLGGDPPKDGGDGEGLRCPSPCACSLDDYSEELNVFCSGRNLSRLPEDVPHNAKALWLDGNNFTLLPAAAFRNLSALDFLDLQSSQLGSVEQHAFHGLRSLYHLHLERNRLRHLAPHTFLHTQNLVSLSLNNNHFSKVEEGLFAGLSNLWYLNLGWNSLVVLPDKVFHDLPNLRELILAGNKLPYLQHQLFCSLTELKELDLSGNALKGIKINIFVKLQKLQKLYLNHNQINAIAPRAFMGMKSLRWLDLSHNRLVQLYEDTFLGLLSLHVLRLSTNSIAGLRPRTFKDLQFLEELQLGHNRIRGLAERTFEGLGQLEVLSLNNNQLQDIRAGAFLGLHNVAVMHLSANCIKVLPDFVFKGVTKLHSLHLEHSCVGRIRANTFSGLSSLRRLFLQHNSISLIEDQSFSELHELLELDLKHNRLSHLSPRLFTGLSNLEYLFLSSNQLLEISQDTFSPLQRLFWLDLSHNQLETLDNSVISPLANLRYLSLRNNSLETFSMSFLCSPFTLEQLWLGGNNWHCNCSLKGLRDFSLQHPAVVPRFVQSVADGDDSHVPIYTYNNLTCLQPPGLAGLDLRDTAQESFAHC; encoded by the exons ATGAGCGCAGGCAAAg CAGGCatccccctcctgctccccctggccctgctgctggccagggcctCGCAGCCCCTCGGTGGGGACCCCCCGAAGGACGGGGGGGACGGGGAGGGCCTGCGGTGCCCCAGCCCCTGCGCCTGCAGCCTGGACGATTACAGCGAGGAGCTGAACGTGTTCTGCAGCGGCCGCAACCTGAGCCGCCTGCCCGAGGACGTGCCCCACAACGCCAAAGCGCTGTGGCTGGACGGCAACAACTTCACGCTGCTGCCGGCCGCAGCCTTCAGGAATTTGTCAGCCCTGGACTTCCTGgacctgcagagcagccagctgggctccGTGGAGCAGCACGCCTTCCACGGGCTGCGCAGCCTCTACCACCTGCACCTGGAGCGCAACCGCCTCAGGCACCTGGCCCCGCACACCTTCCTGCACACGCAGAACCTCGTGTCCCTCAGCCTCAACAACAACCACTTCAGCAAGGTGGAGGAAGGGCTCTTTGCCGGGCTCTCCAACCTCTGGTACCTGAACCTGGGCTGGAACTCGCTGGTGGTGCTGCCTGACAAGGTGTTCCACGACCTGCCCAACCTGAGGGAGCTGATCCTGGCTGGCAACAAGCTGCCCtacctccagcaccagctcttcTGCAGCCTCACcgagctgaaggagctggacCTGAGCGGGAACGCGCTCAAGGGCATCAAGATCAACATCTTTGTCaagctgcagaagctgcagaagcTGTACCTGAACCACAACCAGATCAACGCCATCGCCCCCCGTGCCTTCATGGGCATGAAGTCGCTGCGGTGGCTGGACCTGTCCCACAACCGCCTGGTCCAGCTCTACGAGGACaccttcctggggctgctgagcctgCACGTGCTGCGCCTCTCCACCAACTCCATCGCCGGCCTGAGGCCCAGGACCTTCAAGGACCTGCAgttcctggaggagctgcagctgggccacaACCGGATCCGGGGCCTGGCGGAAAGGACCTTCGAGGGGCTGGGCCAGCTGGAGGTGCTGAGCCTCAACAACAACCAGCTGCAGGACATCAGGGCCGGCGccttcctggggctgcacaACGTGGCCGTGATGCACTTGTCCGCCAACTGCATCAAGGTGCTGCCCGACTTTGTCTTCAAGGGGGTCACCAAGCTGCACAGCCTCCACCTGGAGCACAGCTGCGTGGGCAGGATCCGGGCCAACACCTTCTCCGGGCTCTCCAGCCTGCGGCGCCTCTTCCTGCAGCACAACAGCATCTCCCTGATCGAGGACCAGAGCTTCAGCGAACTGCACGAGCTCCTGGAGCTCGACCTGAAGCACAACAGGCTGAGCCACCTCTCGCCCCGGCTCTTCACGGGGCTGAGCAACCTGGAGtacctcttcctctcctccaaCCAGCTCCTGGAGATCTCCCAGGACACCTTCAGCCCTCTCCAGAGACTCTTCTGGCTCGACCTGTCCCACAACCAGCTGGAGACACTGGACAACAGCGTCATCTCCCCCCTGGCCAACCTGCGGTACCTCAGCCTGAGGAACAACTCCCTGGAGACCTTCTCGATGTCGTTCCTGTGCTCTCCCTtcaccctggagcagctgtggctgggggGCAACAACTGGCACTGCAACTGCTCCCTGAAGGGCCTGCGGGacttctccctgcagcacccGGCCGTGGTGCCGCGCTTCGTGCAGTCGGTGGCCGACGGGGACGACAGCCACGTCCCCATCTACACCTACAACAACctcacctgcctgcagcccccgggCCTGGCGGGGCTGGACCTGCGGGACACTGCCCAGGAGAGCTTTGctcactgctga
- the CCDC78 gene encoding LOW QUALITY PROTEIN: coiled-coil domain-containing protein 78 (The sequence of the model RefSeq protein was modified relative to this genomic sequence to represent the inferred CDS: inserted 1 base in 1 codon): MDFGITAENESVQLEDRNQEVQQPGDPQEEMGELPGSRTDLPARMVLSEEEKLKISKDLVDLQIETNRMKERYETENFQLQTMMQVLERRVQELEQGRAGLREERDSLQEERDSLRERLQSLESSRQELGEEFIILKSNYLALGRELDKEVMRNEELTQELLSLAKESSLPPGLAHPSSLGPGRARAAGQPRSAHRGKQPEDAAASDHEQQELERNLLGNQDHIKAELEKLKKRHEEQQQKLEERVLALGQELQEAKGAAGAVRAEHSAVLLSSQARLREVEAENARLQLQLKELNEEYRCRLAQCLGDLANYMDSKPSSVPGHSKAPAGHAAMQNFVDSMLRDIQASYRRREEQLARAARGYRKRLKELAKKHENLLIAYGLQREQIRTLGSSAMDCGPAELHLSITDPELLTNSSRELNRLREQKAKLEVQLQELQQKSLKGASAXPAPPEQQLDEEGWAEVKRKLREFTLNTQEELEQQRSQLLTRAVVAEEQVLELQGYIDQHLARYKQEIVRLRKAEGSEVPPVPRASSASHEPEQPQPWEHPTARED, from the exons ATGGATTTTGGAATTACTGCAGAGAATGAGAGT gTGCAGCTGGAGGACAGGAACCAGGAggtgcagcagcctggagacccacaggaggagatgggggaaCTGCCTGGATCCAGGACAGACCTCCCAGCCAGGATGGTCCTGAGTGAAGAGGAAAAACTGAAG ATTTCCAAAGACCTCGTGGATCTCCAGATCGAGACAAACAGGATGAAGGAGCGTTATGAGACAGAGAACTTCCAGCTGCAAACGATG ATGCAGGTGCTGGAGAGGCgggtgcaggagctggagcagggcagggccgggctccGGGAGGAGCGGGATTCCCTGCAGGAGGAGCGGGATTCCCTGCGGGAGcgcctgcagagcctggagagcagccggcaggagctgggggaggagtTCATCATCCTCAAGAGCAACTACCTGGCCCTCGGCAGAGAGCTGGACAAGGAG GTGATGAGGAATGAGGAGCTgacccaggagctgctcagcctggccaaGGAGAGCAGCCTCCCCCCTGGCTTGGCCCATCCATCCTCCCTGGGGCCTGGAAGAGcgagagcagcaggacagcccCGCTCTGCTCACAGGGGGAAG CAGCCCGAGGATGCAGCTGCCTCTGACCacgagcagcaggagctggaaagaAAC TTGCTTGGAAACCAGGATCAcataaaagcagagctggaaaaactgaagaaaaggcacgaggagcagcagcagaagctggaggAGCGAGT GCTGGcgctggggcaggagctgcaggaggcgAAGGGAGCGGCCGGGGCCGTGCGGGCGGAGCACTCAGcg gtgctgctctcGTCCCAGGCCCGGCTGCGGGAGGTGGAGGCGGAGAACGCgcggctgcagctgcagctgaaggagctgaacGAGGAGTATCGGTGCCGGCTGGCCCAGTGCCTCGGGGACCTGGCC AACTACATGGACAGCAAACCCAGCAGCGTGCCAGGACACAGCAAAGCCCCAGCTGGCCACGCTGCCATGCAGAACTTTGTGGACAGCATGCTCAGGGACATCCAGGCCTCCTACAGGCGCCgggaggagcagctggcccGGGCAGCCCGGGGCTACAGGAAACGCCTGAAGGAGCTGGCCAAGAAGCACGAGAACCTGCTCATTGCCTATGG GCTGCAGCGGGAGCAGATCCGgaccctgggcagcagtgccatggacTGTGGCCCTGCCGAGCTCCACTTGTCCATCACAGACCCCGAGCTGCTGACAAACAGCTCCCGGGAGCTGAACCGCCTGCGGGAGCAGAAGGCAAAGCTGgaggtgcagctgcaggagctgcagcag AAAAGCCTGAAAGGAGCCTCTG TCCCAGCGCCTCCGGAGCA GCAGCTGGATGaggagggctgggcagaggtCAAGAGGAAGCTCCGGGAATTCACACTCAACACCCAG gaggagctggagcagcagaggagccagctGCTGACTCGGGCTGTGgtggcagaggagcaggtgTTGGAGCTGCAGGGCTACATTGACCAGCACCTTGCCAG GTACAAGCAGGAGATCGTGCGGCTGAGGAAGGCTGAGGGCAGCGaggtgcccccagtgccccgtgccagcagtgccagccacgagccagagcagccccagccttggGAACACCCCACTGCAAGGGAG GACTGA